Genomic window (Vigna unguiculata cultivar IT97K-499-35 chromosome 10, ASM411807v1, whole genome shotgun sequence):
ttttatttaattaattaacaacttaattcctgtccaatttccaattctgcccctctcatttaaccatatttgcagttttgaccagaattgactgctgactttgaccagttgaccaaaGTTGACctgttgaccagagttgaccagtttgactgtcctatcagatgctgacacgtggcagtgcagattctctctccagaattagggtttttgcagatgcaatggagatggagatggcaaTGACGGCTGACGACGCGGCTGCTGCCGCTTTCCGGCGAGGTGGTCGGACGTGACTTGTGCGTCTCCAGCAATGGTGTTTTTGCGGTGGTGATGGCACGCAAGATGGTGGTGTTCGATGCTGGTGTTCGCTGCTGCAGCGGTTGCGACAAAGCTCGCGGTGGTTGCTGATTCCGACGTGGTGGTGCGCGGAACAAGCTTCGCGGAGGCGTGGTGGTCTTGCGGATCTGCTGTGAAGATAGAAAACGATGGTGGCGCTGCCATAGAGTGCGCGAGGTGCAGAGATGGTGGAGGTTGGATGCTTGACGGAGCTGCGCAGGTCGCGCTGGCGGTGTGCTCGCGGTGTGATCGCGAAGGATGGTAGTTGCCATGGCTGACGCGTTGTGGAGAAGCTTCGCGGAGGTTGTTGCTGTTCGTGGTGGCTGGAAGAGGTGCTGCGATGGTGCGTGAAGGTCGCCGAcgaggagatggcggcggcggctgccatggtgggtggaagggaaattagggttagggtttcatgtgtgagatggaggagatgatgacgtggcaagatctgagtggtcaatttggtgagtggaggattatgacacgtggcggcttatggttggctaattttaaaaggtggggattgccacatggcatgatctggttgagtggagtttaagtggtaggaggggtgtaacttagtgaaaactgggggtgtagaacatgtttttgtggtccacttgaggaaggagtgtgcaaataaaatctgggggtgcatttagctcctgatttattcttttccagaatttcttgattttggacttattttgtaactttgaatatttcaaaatcacactattaattgaccaaaaataaattccagctgcattaacaaacgttaaaatatccaatagtattttatgcaactaaaatcaatttttaggccacttttaccaaacttactcaataaatccaataatcacaaatcctaattaaatcaatctttaagcacagaaaattcaattaaatccccaaatttaaatattaagtgagggcaaaaatttgaactcatcaagtAGACAAGTCCATATATCGTATCCCACACGGACTAATGTGGTCtaaattaattgattagttaCTGATAAAGGGTGAGAATAACAAAACATTTATGggttaaaggaaaaataaatgtagaatataaaatataatgggAATTAACACAACGGAAACAAAAAGtttgatttagaaaaatatgaaataaaagtttCACTGGGATTGGGTTTCACTATTCCATTTAAAGGAAAAatcaacaaacaaaataattcaattttcatCTGTCACACTCACATCGTTTGTAACATGCCTGAATTTCGTCGCAGATAAgcctaaactaaaataataaaaactctatgtctaacaattttattattgcATTTGCATTAGTGACAAATATGTTAACGCTTAAGAATGATCAATGACCACATCTATGTCTAGCATTTGAAATCAAAAGTTGTTTTATCCTACTAGGGTTTCCTAAACTATCTTTCGGATGAGCTGTTACTCCCAATATGCATCATGTCTAGAACATCCAATTAAAGATCATAAATTGGGTTTTCAAACTATCTTTCGGATCAGTATGGACACCCACATGTGCAAAATTCATACACTATGCagttaaaacaagaataaaacataagagattatggaaaaaaattatattgagtGAAGAATTCATAGagaattaagaataaattacaCCTAACCCCGTGAATGAGGGAATTAGCTACTCCTAGGCATACTGAATACTAGACTgatttgaatttgaatgccTCCTTCCGTTAGAATGCCCTTCTACCATCAAGTGTAGAGATATCAAGTTTCTTTCTCTTTAGGTGTGTATTTGACCTATGACAGGTCCTCTATTTTTATACTTTCATGGACTTGATTTTGTAgttgaataaattgtaatagATAATCCttgatatatatcttttaatctttgaaGATTCCATATCTTTGATATATTCTTCAAATCTtatcatttataatttgaataactAACTTTGTGGATATATGatattgttgataatctttTACTATTCAATATTTCACTCATTCTGTTGATAATCTTCTCAAATCTCTTAAATTTTcacttatttgtaaaatataatccacacatttatattttccacttttattgaataaaacctaaaatatcaaataaaatctaaaaataaaataacaataataaataaaaataaataaaataaaaacatgataataccAATTATCATGGTCCTGGTCGTGGTTTTGTCATGGGAAATTGTGGACAAATGTGGCTACATTTATATTATAGTGCCTCTCTTGGCTGAAATTGTTGTCACAAATTGTTATTTAGAACTTTATATTTTTGCTTTTTCTCTGAAGTAACATGAGAGAACTTTCGAAAAGGTTGAGATGGgtaaattaagtttgaattagaaagaattagatttaattttttcttcatgtttttttttaccataagtGCTTTTTGGAAGTTTGTCTCCTTAGCTCATTTAACTTTAATAGAGGTAAAATGTATAGTTGATTTTAAAGTTGATTTACTTTATCATCCAAacaaaatctttttaaattcaaattttagtgTACCATTCTCAAATGCAAATCACACTTTGAGACACTTTATATATTACCTTTAAGGTGTGCACTGAACCTGATAGATTATTTTGAATTGCTAAAAAGTAATGTTAGGAATGGAAGTGATTGTTTATGATACGTTGAAGGAGTGATAAGGTGACCTAGTGGCTAAAAGGAAGGGAAGGGAGGGGGAGGTCATGGGTTCGATCCCTCCTGCTAACAATTTGGAGAAATAACGTTGGTTTGGTGGGGTTTAGAAGGGAGGGTATGAGAGGTTGGTTATGGAAAAActttacaaaagaaataaaaataatctatatattttagAAGGGAGGGTAGGAGaggtaaaaataacaatttttgaaaatttttgagtTAGTCCCTgctaaatattttcattcaaaatggAAAATTATGGTTCACGtaattttagaagaaaattatttggaaataattatgatttgtttgaaaatatttttcattcaaaacgGAAGATAATGGTTCATGtaattttagaagaaaattatttagaaatgaTTATGATTTGTTTGAAAGTGAACTCAAATTAGTCTCGCACAATAGGTCTACATAGAGTATTCTAGGTAGAAAGAACATGAGGGTGCATATGAGACTTCTCTTCTAGAAAGAATTCAAATGTATGCATAAACAATGCATAGACACTTTGTATGCGCCTAAGATCACGAGCAGACCAATGTTTTGACTTccttttcaacaattttttcattTCCATGTGTGTTGGTTTGACCGAAGAGGCGATGGggaacttcatcttcttcatcagcTTAGTAGTCATGCCAGGTGTTGGTAGTCAAGCCTGAGATTCGTCTTCTTAATAAAACTTGGATGAATAAACCAATGGACAAGATGAGTGCcataagtatgtttttagtacaTCTTAAGGACGTTTTAGCGTATGTGTTATTCTTTTAGAAGCACTTGGAGCATCATTTGAAGCTCAAAAAGGTTAACATAACCTTTCCATTCTTCATATTCTTCACTTATGCATCCTTTAATTTTTACTTCAACTAATACTAAAccaaatttgttaataaataaaaaaaaggcaCATACATGCATGTGCATATCATACATATACACacataaatagtaataaaagttgacatgaattaagttaaaaatgaaaGCTTGTAACATAAACAATGATTAGATGATATATCGATTatatgtaattaataaagtataagacaataatacaaaatatagacAAAATATAGATTGACGACATCATATGTAACATGTCAAGATGTTGGCGTGGAAAAGAATAAAGCAGAATCCAAGTTTGTTATAACAAAACGACACGTGGAAGAAAACCCATATCATACGAGATTGAGAAGAACAAATAGAATCAGAAGAAGAAACGTTTATTTGCGGGACTTTGCAAAATGAGAGGATCATTGATGGTATGATTATCCTTTCTGATAATTCCTTTGCTTCACCTTCTTACTCTGAACTCTTTTCTCATTCGGATTCATTAATTATGGACTATTCAGGTGTGAAATTCCAGAAGGGTGCTTAAAGGACGACGAATCAAAATGTTATCAACACTACCTTTGTTGCCTTGTTGATACACTTTATGTGAATTTGGTTCAATTTTTGTTAGAATTGAACTTTATTGTTGCTACTTTTGACACTTATTTCATAATACGAATATACACTATTCCATTGGTGCTTCCATTGACGCCAATGGCTGAGAACACAAGGCTGAAAGATTTGCAAAATCAAGTTACAACTCAAGGTGAACAACTGCGTCGATTGATGAATTTGATTGAACTGCGGGATCAAGCACAACACGACCGTGATATCACTCAACAACAGGTGGCGCCGCGGTTGCAGAATAGCACCCAGGAACGCATGGAGCAGATGCAGAAATCCATTGATTTATTCGTTCATAATCATTCTCAGCCCCTTGGTGTTACGAACTCCCCTAGGGATTCCTCATTGCCTATGAAGAATATCTCCTTAGGGTTTCCACATTTTGATGGAACCACGCCAATCCTGGAATGGATTTTTAAAGCTGAGAAGTTTTTCAGCTACCACAACACTCTAGACGCTGTTCGCGTGGATATCGTAGCTATTCATTTTGAGAAAGACGTCGTTCCTTGGTTTCAAATGCTACAATGCTTGAATGCTATTCGATCTTAGAATGAGCTTACTACAACGTTGGAATCTCAGTTTGGTCCTTCAATGTTTGATTTCCCAGCTCAAGAACTATTCAAACTGCAACAATCTGGTACGGTTTCCGACTATTATCTACGTTTCATGGAATTGGCCAATCATTCATCTGGACTCTCTGCTGTAGCATTATTACAATGTTTTATAAGCGGCCTTAATAACGATATTCGCTGCGATGTTATTGTCCAATTTCATGCGACCATCCTACGAGTAGTCTTCTTAGCCAAGTTATATGAGGAGAAATATGCACCTCCCGGCTCCACCCGGTGTTGTACTCCtactaaaaaatattcacaaatttCCTTTAGTAGTACTAGCATGACTTCGGGGAAACAAAATGCATCAACCACTTCCTTGCCGCCCTTGTTGCCTACACCCTCCACACCTCCTATTCGACATAATACTGTTAAGAAGATGACTCCTGCCGAGATGCAACTGCATCGGGAAAAATGCTTGTATTATTTCTGTGACAAGAAGTTCACTTTCAATCATAAATGTCCTAATCGCCAATTGTTGTTGTTACAAATAGAAGAGGATGATCTAGACCCTGACTTGCTCACTTCAAAGGAATCCACAACATGCGTTCCCAATAGTAATATCGTTCCTGCAAGTGATCCCCATTTATCCTTAAATACCTTAAAGGGGGGCCTTGGCGTTGGCACTATCCGTTTTGAGGCTTTTATTAACCAGTTACCCAGTAGAGTTTTAGTGGATGGTGGGAGTTCCAACATCTTTATTAAACCACACATCGCCAAGTTTTTAAAGTTACCAGTTGAACCAGTTTCCACGTTTCGTGTTATGGTGGGTAATGGGACTTATTTAGCGGTCGAAGGTATGATCTAAGATCTTGTTATTTAGGTGCAGGGAAGTACTTTCGAATTACCAATTTTTGTTCTACCCATATCAggagttaatttaattttaggaGCTCGTTGGTTAAAGACTATTGGACCTCACCTGCCCAATTATGAGTTTTTGCAACTGCAATTTTTAGATCAAGGGAAATTTATTACCTTACAGGGTGATGTTGATACATTCCCTCCACCTGCACAACTTCATCATATTCGTCGCATGCTTCATACTAATTCTATAGTAGAAATTTTTTGTATGGAACTCGTGGCACCTGGCTCTCCTCCACATTCCTTGTTGGATTTGCCTCCTAAGATGGCTCTTGAGTTAGCTTCCTTACTACAGGATTATGCTTTAGTTTTTAGTACACCTACTTCCTTGCCTCCTTCCCGAACGCATGACTACACCATTCCCCTGGTCGAAGGTTCTGCTCCTGTCAAGGTGAAAGCATATCGCTTTCCTCACAGTCAAAAGGAGGAAATTGAGCGCTTAATTCAGAGCATGTTAGTAGAgggtgttagttttgaaattggcattgcaatcatattgagctctcctcctttcttcatTAGTACATTCACTCCAAGGCTTGCTCACTtgcttattttcaacaacacattTAGGAGTGTATGGTTcattaactattgcatcccaaattcctttgtctatagattcaatgaaaaattgcatccttattttccaaaactaaTAGTTTAGACCACAAAACATAGGTGGTCTATGAATAgaggcaccttcagcaaaagggagtttactttcagccatttcaaaagattttttatcaaacttgaatacctttcaagaaccttgctccagataccaattgttagttttgaaatggtgagtctagccaagaagggggggttgaatttgcgttataaaacttttttgaaagcttaaacctcttttcaattgaatctaatggactagaaagtttggatgtaaatgcagcagaccagtacactttcaatcgattaaaatataaaacaacagactaaattgttcttgatgctatgaaatagtcgattaaaaaTGCAATTCAGTCTGCTAAAATAttggagaattatgcagaatgcagagtttgcgaattcaactcaaacaacaatcttttacatacaagacatgttccaatcagtatttataacaagtataaaccctcagattacacaagaacggattaaatcacaccaaagatcaaattgcttggttttcttgagtttttaaagagtttcaaagagagagagagatgagggaaagaagattgcacaactgtttttatactagttcactcaatcacagagctacatccagtttaccaggacaacctgagcctggtttccactatattcaaaagttttacaaatcacaaaccaagattacacttttgaacacaaaacacacaagatttttgactcacaaaaatctagaaccacaacctacaagaatcacacttgcagacctgaaatcacatcaggcaaaccatctagaggcacaagaacatctaaacctgatggtggctgtccctagcacaccatacatgtgttcttcaagctactcacaagccaaaatgcctccaaaatcaaccaagatcaaccaagatcttcaaaccaCGAGTTCCAACTGTGTATTGTAGAGAGAGAACGCTTCCCAGAGATGAATGACACGATTTGGTTCAGAAAAACTCAGATTCGCACCTCTGCTCGCGAAAACACAGCTTATATAGttttggtttaagtgaaatcagttgattgaatttttcgtacagtcagctgatttcacctgacttaagtgaaatcagtcgattgaaaaataattcaactgactgaatgcattcataccagaaactatatacaacaagccttttaacctgttaaaacccattttaa
Coding sequences:
- the LOC114165297 gene encoding uncharacterized protein LOC114165297, which codes for MADALWRSFAEVVAVRGGWKRCCDELNFIVATFDTYFIIRIYTIPLVLPLTPMAENTRLKDLQNQVTTQGEQLRRLMNLIELRDQAQHDRDITQQQVAPRLQNSTQERMEQMQKSIDLFVHNHSQPLGVTNSPRDSSLPMKNISLGFPHFDGTTPILEWIFKAEKFFSYHNTLDAVRVDINELTTTLESQFGPSMFDFPAQELFKLQQSGTVSDYYLRFMELANHSSGLSAVALLQCFISGLNNDIRCDVIVQFHATILRVVFLAKLYEEKYAPPGSTRCCTPTKKYSQISFSSTSMTSGKQNASTTSLPPLLPTPSTPPIRHNTVKKMTPAEMQLHREKCLYYFCDKKFTFNHKCPNRQLLLLQIEEDDLDPDLLTSKESTTCVPNSNIVPASDPHLSLNTLKGGLGVGTIRFEAFINQLPSRVLVDGGSSNIFIKPHIAKFLKLPVEPVSTFRVMVGNGTYLAVEGVNLILGARWLKTIGPHLPNYEFLQLQFLDQGKFITLQGDVDTFPPPAQLHHIRRMLHTNSIVEIFCMELVAPGSPPHSLLDLPPKMALELASLLQDYALVFSTPTSLPPSRTHDYTIPLVEGSAPVKVKAYRFPHSQKEEIERLIQSIHWRGGHEHYGVGHPSLETLLCSTCDVHFVPCGGVEVD